One Purpureocillium takamizusanense chromosome 1, complete sequence genomic window carries:
- a CDS encoding uncharacterized protein (COG:S~EggNog:ENOG503NZ9C), with product MSKPGLSFGLNVRNKKPGAPKPVPARKPMFAGDDDSDDDNANSAAAVQELGGDFNLGSASAHTSRKSHKPSSTLPTNPPTLKSKSQHKPALGDLSSSLASRKNAVAAADLDPSVYEYDSVYDSLKPQKQTTKEDVERKPKYMKSLLQAAEVRKRDALIAEEKKIAREREAEGDEFADKEKFVTEAYKKQQEENRRLEEEENRREEAEAKKNEGGGMSAFYRKMLDRGEERHAQVVKAAEERAKSGQNASETTNDNQEEDEDDERTQARLARELNEKGAGIAVNEDGQVVDKRQLLQGGLNVGVKRKEAVQKENARRGPRDGDQRYAHSGHAANRKQAMRERQSRMLEEQLEQTMKRTRESGDAQRVEMERANKSRKTEGEISSAKERYLARKRAAEEAKNKGVAEKN from the coding sequence ATGAGCAAGCCGGGCCTGTCGTTCGGGCTCAATGTCCGCAACAAGAAGCCCGGCGCCCCAAAACCCGTGCCTGCGCGAAAGCCCATGTttgccggcgatgacgattccgacgacgacaacgcgaatagcgccgccgccgtacaaGAGCTCGGCGGGGATTTCAATCTCGGGTCCGCATCGGCGCACACCTCGAGGAAAAGCCACAAGCCGAGCAGCACACTACCTACGAACCCGCCGACGCTCAAGTCAAAATCGCAGCACAAACCTGCCCTGGGAGACTTGTCAAGCTCTCTCGCATCCCGCAAGaacgccgtggccgctgcGGACCTGGACCCCAGTGTCTACGAGTACGACTCTGTCTACGACTCGCTCAAACCCCAGAAGCAGACCACCAAAGAGGACGTCGAGCGGAAACCCAAGTACATGAAGAGCTTGCTGCAAGCCGCCGAAGTGCGAAAACGCGACGCGCTCATTGCTGAGGAAAAGAAGATCGCGCGCGAGCgtgaggccgagggcgacgagttCGCTGACAAGGAAAAGTTCGTCACCGAGGCATacaagaagcagcaggaggagaacCGGCGgctggaagaggaggagaaccggcgcgaagaggccgaggcaAAGAAAAACGAGGGAGGCGGCATGTCTGCGTTTTATAGGAAGATGCTCgaccgcggcgaggagcggcacGCACAGGTGGTCAAGGCCGCGGAAGAGCGGGCGAAGTCGGGTCAAAACGCATCCGAGACTACCAACGACaaccaagaagaagacgaggatgatgaaAGGACGCAGGCAAGGCTGGCGCGGGAATTGAACGAGAAAGGCGCGGGCATCGCGGTCAACGAGGACGGTCAAGTCGTCGATAagcggcagctcctccagggTGGTCTCAACGTCGGCGTGAAGAGGAAGGAGGCGGTGCAGAAAGAGAACGCTAGGCGCGGGCCCCGAGACGGTGACCAGCGATACGCTCACAGCGGGCATGCCGCCAATAGGAAGCAGGCAATGCGGGAGCGGCAGTCACGCAtgctggaggagcagctggagcAGACAATGAAGCGCACGCGGGAGAGTGGAGACGCACAGAGAGTCGAGATGGAGCGGGCGAATAAGAGCCGCAAGACGGAGGGCGAGATCTCAAGCGCAAAGGAAAGATATCTCGCCCGCAAGAGGGCCGCGGAGGAGGCCAAGAACAAGGGCGTGGCCGAGAAGAATTAG
- a CDS encoding uncharacterized protein (EggNog:ENOG503P1MZ) produces MESCSTCAIILPQTLSPAANKALPQDRRVECCGRIICGKCVQDNPRFARYCPYCQVSTAPSPLPQRLKDPPSYTSIPSTRATTTEASSAPPPYTPTATSGTPELHEKTALAGDPEKSEAAAQDTLHFLDHEHDSIATLSLKYDVPAAALRRTNNITSDHLLVGRKTVLIPAEYYRAGVSLSPRPVDGEDEELRKSKIRRFMTSCKVSDYDVALLYLEQSAYDLGASIEAFFDDEAWEKSHPMQRLGKVGSAKNVAKNCDTFRRRP; encoded by the exons ATGGAATCTTGCAGCACCTGCGCCATTATACTGCCTCAGACCCTCTCCCCAGCAGCCAACAAGGCTCTGCCGCAGGATCGGAGAGTTGAGTGCTGTGGGAGAATCATCTGTGGCAAATGCGTTCAG GACAATCCTCGTTTCGCAAGGTACTGCCCGTATTGCCAAGTGTCaaccgcgccctcgccgctgccacagAGGCTGAAAGACCCTCCATCATACACTTCCATCCCGTCCACTAGGGCTACTACAACAGAGGCGtcttctgcgccgccgccgtacacCCCCACTGCTACCTCAGGCACACCCGAGTTGCACGAGAAGACAGCGCTCGCTGGAGACCCTGAGAAAAGCGAGGCTGCCGCACAAGACACGCTTCATTTCCTGGATCATGAGCACGACAGCATCGCGACTCTGTCCCTCAAATACGATGTcccggcggctgcgctgcgtcgCACCAACAACATAACAAGCGACCACCTGCTTGTCGGTCGCAAGACAGTCCTGATACCGGCCGAATATTATCGAGCAGGCGTGAGCCTCTCTCCCCGACCGGTGGatggcgaagacgaagagctTCGCAAGAGTAAAATCCGTCGCTTCATGACCTCGTGCAAGGTCTCCGACTACGACGTCGCTCTCTTGTATCTGGAACAGTCCGCCTATGATCTCGGGGCTTCCATCGAAGCCttcttcgacgacgaagcaTGGGAAAAAAGTCATCCCATGCAGCGGTTGGGTAAGGTTGGTTCGGCTAAGAACGTCGCCAAGAATTGTGACACCTTTCGGCGAAGACCGTAA
- the TIM13 gene encoding protein translocase subunit (EggNog:ENOG503P6U7~COG:U~BUSCO:EOG09265PJ3) has translation MDSSSVKKSLMNQVLAEANLANARVLIEKVQENCFEKCVPKPGSSLSSGEQTCMTTCMEKYMAAWNHVNAAYINRIRQEQGNQ, from the exons ATGGATTCCAGCTCTGTCAAGAAGTCGTTGATGAACCAagtcctcgccgaggcgaaCCTCGCCAACGCCCGGGTCCTCATCGAG AAAGTCCAGGAGAACTGCTTCGAAAAGTGTGTTCCCAAGCCCGGCAGCTCTCTCTCCAGCGGCGAGCAGACGTGCATGACGACGTGCATGGAGAAGTACATGGCAGCGTGGAACCATGTCAACGCGGCCTACATCAACCGGATACGACAGGAGCAGGGCAACCAGTAG